The following are encoded together in the Lactuca sativa cultivar Salinas chromosome 1, Lsat_Salinas_v11, whole genome shotgun sequence genome:
- the LOC122195033 gene encoding secreted RxLR effector protein 161-like has protein sequence MSMMGKINNFLGLNIRQSTEGIFINHEKYSHNLLENFGMMNSLQLRVPMAVGTHLGPSFDKPVVDVTQYQSNPREPHLTAINNIFRYLKGTVSLGLRYPLKTGFFIQVFSDVDLGGCQLDRKSMNGGCQLLDGKLFSWQSNKQMCVSISTAEAEYAATTTCTSQIIWIQSRSCDYAIKMKKNFLYCDSQSAICICHNPM, from the exons atgagtatgatggggaaGATCAACAACTTTTTGGGGTTAAACATTCGTCAAAGCACAGAAGGAATTTTTATCAATCACGAGAAGTATTCTCACAATCTGCTTGAGAATTTTGGCATGATGAATAGTTTGCAATTAAGAGTACCTATGGCTGTTGGCACACATCTTGGTCCTTCGTTTGACAAGCCAGTTGTCGATGTCACACA gtatcagtcGAACCCTAGAGAACCTCATCTTACTGCTATCAATAATATCTTTCGCTATCTAAAAGGCACAGTTTCGTTGGGATTAAGATATCCTTTGAAAACAGGGTTTTTCATACAAGTATTTTCTGATGTGGATCTTGGAGGTTGTCAACTAGATCGAAAAAGCATGAatggtggatgtcaacttttggatgggAAGCTTTTTAGCTGGCAATCAAATAAACAAATGTGTGTTTCGATTTCCacagcagaagcagaatatgCTGCTACTACAACTTGCACTtctcaaatcatttggattcaaagtcgaTCGTGTGATTACGCAATCAAGATGAAGAAAAAttttttgtattgtgattcacaaagtgctattTGCATCTGCCATAATCCTATGTAA